One genomic segment of Rivularia sp. PCC 7116 includes these proteins:
- the aroQ gene encoding type II 3-dehydroquinate dehydratase, producing MGVLAVVDSWNAKEGIEPSISILVLHGPNLNLLGQREPEIYGSLTLNDINRLLVEEGRSLSVKVSAVQSNHEGILIDAIHDAFFNYQGIIINAGAYTHTSVALRDALKSVNLPTVEVHLSNIYRREDFRHHSYIAPVAIGQISGFGAKSYLLGLQALVYHLRKS from the coding sequence ATGGGCGTTCTCGCCGTGGTAGATAGTTGGAATGCTAAGGAAGGAATCGAACCTTCTATAAGCATTTTAGTACTGCACGGACCGAATCTGAATTTACTGGGACAACGAGAACCGGAAATTTATGGTTCCCTTACCTTGAATGATATTAATCGTCTGCTAGTAGAAGAAGGTCGTTCTCTATCAGTCAAAGTATCTGCCGTGCAGTCCAATCATGAAGGCATCTTAATAGATGCTATTCATGACGCATTTTTCAATTACCAAGGCATTATTATCAATGCCGGAGCTTATACCCATACGAGTGTAGCATTGCGAGATGCTCTGAAGAGCGTTAATTTACCTACGGTAGAAGTACATTTGAGCAATATATATCGTAGAGAAGATTTCAGACATCATTCATATATAGCACCAGTAGCGATTGGTCAAATTAGCGGCTTTGGCGCGAAAAGCTATCTTTTAGGATTGCAAGCTTTAGTGTATCACCTCAGGAAATCTTGA
- a CDS encoding ADP-ribosylglycohydrolase family protein has protein sequence MRYSLTNRIRGTLIGGMVGQTLGNVGLAESFNCSLAVQGMQSLIAQGGFDLEDWDRLVPSLSNKEIAADFIFLNLIWATLPIALFFHEDRSVLRKNLLLAIKTHNHPLDRDGILTVCYLIAQSLNDKINTDTIVSEITSFIGETKTGIPKLLQQVNNIIIKNAGYSELQNCLDKENSISNIIAIAFYCFVTTKEDFRLTCLRAVENQQNSRVSGAIAGIISGAYNSMTGIPVTWHLGLDEAKLAQWGLTSFSQVVKLADAFVAVWSGTYDVLPQVLELQEVGKSNLIPPLEAIAAPHIIRLR, from the coding sequence ATGCGCTATTCACTTACAAATAGAATTCGGGGTACTTTGATAGGAGGTATGGTAGGGCAAACTTTAGGCAATGTAGGACTTGCAGAATCATTTAACTGTTCTTTAGCAGTACAAGGTATGCAAAGCTTAATTGCACAAGGTGGCTTTGATTTAGAAGACTGGGATCGTCTTGTGCCCTCGCTCTCTAACAAAGAAATTGCAGCAGATTTTATATTTTTGAACTTGATTTGGGCGACTTTACCCATAGCATTGTTTTTTCATGAAGATCGTTCTGTTTTACGAAAAAACTTACTATTAGCTATCAAAACTCACAATCATCCCTTGGATAGAGATGGAATATTGACTGTATGTTATCTGATAGCTCAATCTTTAAACGATAAAATCAACACCGACACAATAGTTTCAGAAATTACTTCATTCATCGGTGAAACTAAAACTGGAATACCAAAATTACTTCAACAAGTCAATAATATAATAATTAAAAATGCTGGATATTCTGAATTACAAAATTGCTTGGATAAAGAAAATAGTATAAGCAATATCATCGCTATAGCTTTTTATTGCTTTGTAACTACTAAAGAAGATTTTCGTCTTACCTGTTTGCGTGCGGTTGAAAACCAACAAAATTCAAGAGTTTCTGGTGCTATTGCCGGTATAATTTCGGGGGCTTATAACAGCATGACTGGTATACCTGTAACTTGGCACTTAGGGTTAGATGAGGCAAAATTAGCACAATGGGGATTAACTAGCTTTTCTCAAGTGGTAAAATTAGCTGATGCATTTGTAGCCGTATGGTCGGGGACATATGATGTTTTACCACAAGTTTTAGAATTACAGGAGGTTGGTAAATCAAATTTAATTCCCCCTTTGGAGGCAATTGCAGCCCCACATATTATCCGTTTGCGTTAA
- the topA gene encoding type I DNA topoisomerase, whose amino-acid sequence MSTLVIVESPTKAKTIRNYLPSDYRVEASMGHVRDLPQSASEIPAAVKGEEWAKLGVNVESNFEPLYVVPKTKKQVVSQLKQALKEASELILATDEDREGESISWHLYQLLKPKVPTKRMVFHEITSEAIKKALKNTRTVDEQLVRAQETRRILDRLVGYTLSPLLWKKIAWGLSAGRVQSVAVRLLVQRERERRAFNQGSYWDLKAVLSQTANKGSKEQSFNSVLVSLAGTKLATGSDFDPATGKIAAGRKVVLLNEEEAEALKARITDKTWKVTNLDERPVTRKPAPPFTTSTLQQESNRKLRLSARDTMRVAQNLYEQGYITYMRTDSVHLSEQAVTAARECVQKLYGNEFLSPQPRKYTTKSKSAQEAHEAIRPAGSSFRTPQETGLSGRELQLYDLIWKRTVACQMADAKQTQITMHLLVEDAGFRSSGKRIDFPGFLRAYVEGSDDPEAALEDKEVILPNLKVGDNPSCKELQTVGHETQPPARFTEATLVKTLESEGIGRPSTYASIIGTIVDKGYAQLTNNALIPSFTAFAVTKLLETHFSEIVDPSFTSKMEQTLDDISTGEAEWLPYLKKFYLGEKGLDTLVKERESQIDINTSRTVDLNIPDVKIRIGKFGAYLEAENGDEVVTASIPRDLTPSDLDPEKVEKLLKQKTEGPDQVGIHPETAQPIFMLIGPYGPYVQLGEKSEENPKPKQASLPKNVKPEDVTVEMAVGLLALPRKLGEHPETGASVQANLGRFGPYVVHNAKEGKDYRSLKAGDDVLTVSLERALELLSQPKKGRGSRSNAKKPLRELGSHPDNEEPVNIYEGPYGVYIKHGKTNVGIPEGETVESITLEKALELLANKAPKGKSTRKTTKSKTSSTKKSNSTKSKASSKTSTAKSKKKTETS is encoded by the coding sequence TATCGAGTAGAAGCTTCGATGGGTCATGTACGTGACTTGCCACAGTCCGCTAGTGAAATTCCCGCCGCTGTCAAAGGAGAAGAATGGGCGAAGTTGGGAGTAAACGTAGAATCAAATTTTGAACCGTTGTACGTAGTCCCCAAGACCAAAAAACAGGTTGTCAGCCAGTTGAAACAAGCGCTTAAGGAAGCATCCGAACTGATTTTGGCGACTGACGAAGACCGCGAAGGTGAAAGTATCAGCTGGCATTTGTACCAACTGTTAAAGCCAAAAGTTCCTACAAAGCGAATGGTGTTTCATGAAATTACTTCTGAAGCCATAAAAAAAGCCCTGAAAAATACCCGTACAGTTGATGAACAGCTAGTTCGCGCTCAAGAAACGCGACGAATTTTAGACCGACTTGTAGGTTACACACTTTCACCTTTGTTGTGGAAAAAAATTGCCTGGGGTTTGTCGGCTGGAAGAGTGCAGTCTGTAGCGGTGCGACTGTTAGTGCAACGGGAACGGGAACGTCGTGCTTTTAATCAAGGTTCTTACTGGGATTTAAAAGCGGTTTTGAGTCAGACAGCTAATAAAGGAAGTAAAGAGCAATCGTTTAATTCCGTATTGGTTAGTTTGGCAGGAACCAAGCTCGCAACTGGTAGCGATTTCGATCCAGCAACGGGAAAAATTGCCGCAGGTCGTAAAGTTGTACTACTCAACGAAGAAGAAGCCGAAGCTCTGAAAGCACGGATAACCGATAAAACTTGGAAAGTTACCAATCTTGACGAACGTCCGGTAACGCGCAAACCAGCGCCTCCGTTTACTACTTCGACCTTACAGCAGGAATCTAACCGTAAGTTACGTTTATCAGCCCGCGATACGATGCGAGTTGCTCAAAACCTTTACGAACAAGGTTACATAACCTACATGCGTACCGACTCGGTACACTTGTCGGAACAAGCAGTAACCGCAGCCAGAGAATGCGTGCAAAAGCTTTACGGTAACGAATTTTTGTCTCCCCAGCCCAGAAAATACACGACAAAATCTAAAAGCGCCCAAGAAGCACATGAAGCTATTCGTCCGGCTGGAAGCAGCTTCCGCACTCCTCAAGAAACCGGTTTGAGCGGTAGAGAATTGCAATTGTACGATTTAATCTGGAAGCGTACCGTTGCCTGTCAAATGGCAGATGCAAAGCAAACTCAAATCACCATGCATTTACTAGTGGAAGATGCGGGTTTTCGCTCTTCAGGTAAGCGAATTGATTTTCCGGGATTTTTACGTGCTTATGTAGAAGGTTCCGACGATCCCGAAGCAGCACTTGAAGACAAGGAAGTCATTTTACCTAACCTAAAAGTTGGCGATAATCCCAGCTGCAAAGAACTGCAAACTGTGGGTCATGAAACTCAGCCTCCAGCCCGATTTACAGAAGCAACTTTAGTGAAAACCCTAGAAAGCGAAGGCATTGGTCGTCCCAGTACCTATGCCAGCATTATCGGTACTATTGTCGATAAAGGTTACGCTCAATTAACTAATAATGCTTTAATTCCTTCATTCACAGCCTTCGCTGTGACTAAATTGCTAGAAACTCATTTCTCGGAAATCGTTGACCCCAGCTTCACCTCCAAAATGGAGCAAACTCTTGATGATATTTCCACTGGAGAAGCGGAATGGTTACCTTACTTAAAAAAATTCTATTTAGGAGAAAAAGGTCTCGATACCTTAGTTAAGGAGCGAGAAAGTCAAATTGATATCAATACATCTAGAACCGTTGACTTGAACATCCCCGATGTCAAAATCCGCATCGGTAAATTCGGTGCTTATTTAGAAGCTGAAAATGGCGATGAGGTGGTTACAGCCTCGATTCCCCGAGATTTAACTCCCTCCGACCTCGATCCGGAAAAAGTAGAAAAATTACTCAAGCAAAAAACCGAAGGTCCCGACCAAGTGGGGATTCATCCAGAAACTGCCCAGCCGATTTTCATGCTGATTGGTCCTTACGGTCCTTACGTACAATTGGGTGAAAAGTCTGAAGAAAATCCCAAACCCAAACAAGCTTCGCTACCTAAAAATGTCAAGCCAGAAGACGTAACTGTGGAAATGGCTGTTGGTCTTTTAGCTTTGCCCAGAAAATTAGGAGAACATCCAGAAACTGGTGCTAGTGTTCAAGCCAATTTAGGTCGTTTTGGACCCTACGTAGTTCACAATGCCAAAGAGGGAAAAGATTACCGTTCGTTGAAAGCTGGTGATGATGTACTTACGGTTAGCTTAGAAAGAGCATTAGAATTATTGTCTCAGCCTAAAAAAGGACGGGGTAGCAGAAGTAATGCTAAGAAGCCATTGCGTGAATTAGGTTCTCACCCAGACAATGAAGAACCAGTCAATATTTATGAAGGACCTTACGGAGTTTACATAAAGCATGGTAAAACCAATGTCGGCATTCCTGAAGGTGAAACTGTAGAAAGCATTACTTTAGAGAAAGCATTGGAATTACTAGCGAACAAAGCACCAAAAGGTAAATCTACTCGCAAAACAACCAAGTCAAAAACTTCAAGTACTAAAAAATCGAATAGTACTAAATCTAAAGCTTCTAGCAAAACTTCTACTGCTAAATCTAAGAAGAAAACAGAAACAAGCTGA
- a CDS encoding HD family phosphohydrolase, with translation MKTQPFLKSLTQVKATWGRRYKALRRLYVSKTGDKNLSQKPFCSSPMVKSAKGKCGIYATCWGLIPQHSSVVFAIALITITGVMGHKLYSQPQLQEGAAARETIVAPYTATIEDKQQTELERESARDNSRQWFMVDKQINETVEQNLEQLLRQGNEIRKTAGDFPFYDTEILRTSTQDYVRSVPEKEWEQLKISLENPNQNIARSQKPLPVVVANTTGAAVTDTQTIDTITQNPDFKQALNQLRLYRDKTSTANLRSLIKKIEEKRELYALAKEKLAELNLSDLAEKVYEDTTILNFSDEEWSKIQMGIAQSAQLILAQGIHPGLPTDNLKYVINLHLQKSESLVPKDTQPWATKLLSSVLRPNLKKDKQQTELQASQEAAKIKPVMITVKKGELIVRKGQNITEWNLAVLENYNLIRREINWLGLTYLGSAVAAAIGIYALVEKRLRNRLRQSDRLLVLLLTLSCPSLLVVGVPFTTWSAVGLLLGSFYGPTLGITVIGLLLTLLLPMSLEVGKTAIIAGAAGGILGSCMAQRLRSREELAVLGFGISLTEGGTYLLLKVLLGTAFTSTSYLVFQEAGLLALSGLGWSIVALGLSPYLEKLFDLVTPIRLAELASPNRPLLKRLATEAPGTFQHTLFVATLAEAAAKELKCNVELVRAGTLYHDVGKMHDPMGFIENQMGGPNKHDTEINDPWISADIIKKHVSAGLAMARKHSLPTAIQAFIPEHQGTMQIAYFYHQAQELAKGDPTLQIKEEDFRYEGPTPQSRETAIVMLADSCEAALRSLRDATPEKALNMVNNILRARWKDNQLLDSGLTRQEMSKIAEIFVTVWQQFHHKRIAYPKLKARN, from the coding sequence ATGAAAACGCAACCATTTTTAAAGTCCTTGACTCAAGTAAAAGCTACCTGGGGACGACGATACAAAGCATTACGTCGCTTGTATGTATCTAAAACAGGTGATAAAAATCTATCTCAAAAACCCTTCTGCTCCAGTCCAATGGTAAAGTCGGCTAAAGGTAAATGTGGTATTTACGCAACTTGTTGGGGACTGATTCCTCAGCATTCTTCCGTTGTGTTTGCGATCGCTTTAATTACCATTACAGGAGTAATGGGGCATAAATTATACAGTCAGCCTCAGTTGCAAGAAGGAGCTGCTGCTCGCGAAACAATTGTTGCTCCCTATACTGCGACTATAGAAGATAAACAGCAAACAGAATTGGAACGCGAATCTGCTAGAGACAATTCTCGGCAATGGTTTATGGTAGATAAGCAAATTAACGAAACAGTTGAGCAGAATTTAGAGCAATTGCTGCGGCAAGGAAATGAAATTCGCAAAACTGCTGGTGATTTTCCATTTTATGACACTGAAATATTACGTACTTCTACACAAGATTATGTACGTTCGGTTCCCGAAAAAGAGTGGGAACAACTCAAGATTTCTTTGGAAAACCCCAATCAAAATATTGCTAGAAGTCAAAAACCATTACCTGTCGTTGTAGCTAATACTACCGGTGCTGCCGTTACAGATACTCAAACTATTGATACGATTACTCAAAACCCTGATTTTAAGCAGGCATTAAATCAATTACGGCTATACCGTGACAAAACTTCGACGGCGAATTTGCGATCGCTAATCAAGAAGATAGAAGAAAAAAGAGAACTTTATGCTCTAGCTAAAGAAAAACTTGCAGAACTTAACCTTTCAGATTTAGCCGAAAAAGTATATGAAGACACCACCATACTAAATTTCAGCGATGAAGAATGGTCAAAAATTCAAATGGGTATAGCCCAAAGCGCTCAACTAATCCTAGCTCAGGGTATTCATCCTGGATTACCTACTGATAATTTAAAATATGTAATTAATTTACATTTACAAAAATCAGAATCATTAGTGCCTAAAGATACTCAACCTTGGGCAACTAAATTGTTATCAAGTGTTTTAAGACCGAATCTAAAGAAAGACAAACAGCAAACAGAGTTACAGGCTTCCCAAGAAGCAGCGAAAATAAAGCCTGTAATGATAACGGTTAAAAAAGGCGAGCTAATTGTCCGAAAAGGGCAGAATATTACAGAATGGAATTTAGCAGTATTAGAAAATTACAATTTAATTCGCCGGGAAATTAATTGGCTGGGTTTAACTTATTTGGGTAGTGCTGTTGCAGCAGCCATAGGCATTTATGCTTTGGTAGAAAAGCGTTTGAGAAATCGACTGCGGCAAAGCGACAGATTATTAGTATTACTACTGACTTTATCTTGTCCATCTTTATTGGTTGTAGGTGTACCTTTTACAACATGGAGTGCAGTCGGTTTACTTTTAGGCAGTTTTTACGGTCCGACTTTGGGTATTACTGTTATCGGGTTGCTGCTAACATTACTGTTACCCATGAGCTTAGAAGTCGGAAAAACAGCGATCATAGCTGGTGCTGCTGGAGGAATACTTGGTAGTTGCATGGCACAACGACTGCGTTCTCGTGAAGAATTAGCTGTATTAGGATTTGGAATTTCTTTAACAGAAGGCGGCACTTACTTATTGTTAAAAGTATTACTGGGTACTGCATTCACTTCGACTTCCTATTTAGTATTTCAAGAAGCAGGACTCCTAGCACTGTCGGGCTTAGGTTGGAGTATTGTTGCTTTGGGACTAAGTCCTTACTTAGAAAAGTTGTTCGATTTAGTCACTCCCATTAGATTAGCAGAACTGGCTTCGCCTAATCGTCCGCTGCTCAAACGTCTTGCTACAGAAGCTCCCGGTACATTTCAGCATACACTGTTTGTTGCCACTCTTGCTGAAGCTGCTGCCAAAGAGCTTAAATGCAATGTTGAATTGGTAAGAGCTGGAACATTGTACCATGATGTCGGTAAAATGCATGACCCGATGGGATTTATCGAAAATCAAATGGGGGGTCCCAATAAACATGACACCGAAATTAACGATCCCTGGATAAGTGCCGATATTATTAAGAAGCACGTTAGTGCCGGATTGGCTATGGCGAGAAAGCATAGTTTACCTACGGCTATACAGGCATTTATTCCAGAACATCAAGGGACAATGCAAATTGCCTATTTTTATCACCAAGCCCAGGAATTAGCTAAGGGCGATCCAACATTACAGATAAAAGAAGAAGACTTCCGTTATGAAGGACCAACTCCTCAATCGCGGGAAACTGCAATTGTTATGTTAGCCGATTCTTGTGAGGCAGCATTGCGATCGCTACGAGATGCAACACCAGAAAAAGCTTTGAATATGGTCAATAATATTCTACGGGCTAGATGGAAAGATAATCAACTCTTAGATTCGGGCTTAACACGTCAAGAAATGTCAAAAATAGCCGAAATCTTCGTCACAGTATGGCAACAATTCCATCACAAGCGAATTGCTTATCCTAAGTTAAAAGCTAGGAATTAA